The Carnobacterium mobile DSM 4848 genome includes a window with the following:
- the ftsX gene encoding permease-like cell division protein FtsX: protein MKLRTIKRHFIESLKSLKRNGWMSIAAVSAVAVTLLLVGSFIAMLMNVNKLATDIENDVSVRVYIDLAADEGQQKELETKLSALDHVSTVEFSSRENELKQVVGSYGNEFNLFQGDDNPLYNVFIVNTDAPQYTKTVAKEAEGLEQVAKVNYGGATADNLFKTMGTVRNVGAIVIVALVLTAVFLISNTIRITIMSRRTEIEIMKLVGATNWFIRWPFLVEGALIGLIGSLIPVALISFLYVTIFDIGTAYLSGTYFSLLTPIPFLYQIGGLMVAVGVLIGAIGSSISIRRFLKV, encoded by the coding sequence ATGAAGCTTAGAACAATTAAAAGACATTTCATAGAAAGCTTAAAGAGCTTGAAAAGAAATGGCTGGATGTCGATTGCAGCGGTCAGTGCAGTTGCGGTTACGTTATTATTAGTTGGTTCGTTTATTGCCATGTTGATGAATGTAAACAAATTAGCTACTGATATTGAAAATGACGTCAGCGTAAGAGTGTATATCGACTTAGCGGCAGATGAAGGACAGCAAAAAGAATTAGAAACTAAACTATCCGCACTTGATCATGTTTCCACAGTTGAATTTTCAAGTAGAGAAAACGAATTAAAGCAAGTCGTTGGCAGCTATGGAAATGAATTTAATTTATTCCAAGGAGACGACAATCCTTTATACAATGTATTTATCGTGAATACAGATGCACCGCAGTATACTAAAACGGTAGCTAAAGAAGCAGAAGGCTTAGAACAAGTTGCAAAAGTCAATTACGGTGGTGCCACAGCAGATAACTTATTTAAGACAATGGGCACAGTACGAAATGTTGGAGCGATCGTTATAGTAGCACTGGTATTAACAGCTGTTTTCTTGATCTCTAATACCATTCGTATCACTATCATGTCACGCAGAACAGAAATAGAAATCATGAAATTAGTAGGAGCAACCAATTGGTTTATCAGATGGCCTTTCTTAGTAGAAGGAGCATTGATTGGTCTGATTGGATCACTTATTCCTGTTGCATTGATCAGTTTCCTTTATGTAACGATTTTTGATATAGGAACAGCTTATTTATCAGGAACCTATTTCTCATTATTAACACCTATTCCATTCTTATACCAAATCGGCGGCTTAATGGTTGCAGTCGGAGTATTGATTGGAGCAATTGGTTCATCAATTTCAATTAGAAGATTCTTAAAAGTATAA
- the ftsE gene encoding cell division ATP-binding protein FtsE — translation MIEMLNVYKKYPNGITAINGLTIRIEQGEFVYVVGPSGAGKSTFIKMMYREEKASKGTIKVGDFDLMTMKDKDIPYLRRHVGVVFQDFKLLPRLTVYENIAYAMEVVEKNPKVIKKRVLEVLELVGLKHKIRMFPNELSGGEQQRIAIARAIANMPRVLIADEPTGNLDPDTSWEIMNILEEINNQGTTVIMATHNSQIVNVVKHRVLAVENGRIVRDQLEGDYGYEA, via the coding sequence ATGATTGAAATGCTAAATGTCTATAAGAAATATCCTAATGGCATTACAGCAATTAACGGTTTAACAATCCGTATTGAACAAGGTGAATTCGTTTATGTAGTCGGGCCTAGTGGTGCTGGTAAATCAACGTTTATTAAAATGATGTATCGTGAAGAAAAAGCAAGTAAAGGAACCATCAAAGTTGGCGATTTTGACTTAATGACTATGAAAGACAAAGACATTCCTTATTTAAGACGTCATGTTGGAGTGGTCTTCCAAGACTTTAAATTGTTGCCAAGGCTAACAGTGTACGAAAACATTGCGTATGCAATGGAAGTAGTTGAAAAAAATCCTAAAGTCATTAAAAAACGCGTCTTAGAAGTTTTAGAGTTAGTTGGATTGAAACACAAAATCAGAATGTTTCCGAACGAACTATCCGGCGGAGAGCAACAAAGAATAGCCATTGCTAGAGCTATCGCTAATATGCCGCGAGTATTGATTGCTGATGAACCAACAGGTAATCTTGACCCGGATACATCATGGGAAATCATGAATATATTAGAAGAAATCAATAATCAAGGAACGACCGTGATTATGGCGACACATAACAGCCAAATCGTAAATGTCGTTAAACACCGTGTACTTGCGGTTGAGAATGGACGAATCGTCCGAGATCAATTGGAAGGAGACTACGGATATGAAGCTTAG
- the prfB gene encoding peptide chain release factor 2 (programmed frameshift) has protein sequence MEISEIRNKIETAKEKIAGYRRSLDLENLEQTIAEYDHQMTDPAFWNDAQKAQTLINEANVVKEKYSHFKQLEEKQEELELMLEMVKEENDPELEKELSQEAETFFEALDQYELDMLLSGPYDKNNAIIELHPGAGGTESQDWGSMLLRMYTRWAEKKGFKIEVLDYQSGDEAGIKSVTLLIKGRNAYGYLKAEKGVHRLVRISPFDSAGRRHTSFVSIDVIPELEGNIDIDINPDDLKVDTYRASGAGGQHINKTDSAIRITHIPSGVVVASQAQRSQMKNREQAMSMLKAKLHQLEVEEKEKEMAEIRGEQKEIGWGSQIRSYVFHPYTMVKDHRTNYETGNITSVMDGDLDPFIQAYLRSTLA, from the exons ATGGAAATAAGTGAAATTAGAAATAAGATAGAAACAGCTAAAGAAAAAATCGCCGGTTACAGGAGGTCTCTT GACTTAGAGAATCTGGAACAGACCATTGCTGAATACGACCACCAAATGACAGATCCTGCATTTTGGAATGATGCACAAAAAGCCCAAACGTTAATTAATGAAGCAAATGTTGTGAAAGAAAAATATTCTCATTTTAAACAACTAGAAGAAAAACAAGAAGAGTTAGAACTGATGCTGGAAATGGTTAAAGAAGAAAACGACCCGGAACTAGAAAAGGAATTATCTCAAGAAGCGGAGACCTTTTTTGAAGCTTTAGATCAATATGAACTGGACATGTTGTTGAGTGGTCCGTATGATAAAAATAATGCAATCATTGAATTGCATCCAGGAGCCGGCGGAACCGAATCACAGGACTGGGGCAGCATGCTGTTACGCATGTATACACGCTGGGCAGAAAAAAAAGGATTTAAAATTGAAGTATTGGATTACCAAAGCGGAGATGAAGCAGGGATTAAGAGCGTGACTTTATTGATCAAAGGACGGAATGCTTACGGTTATTTGAAAGCTGAAAAAGGAGTGCATCGTTTAGTACGGATCTCCCCTTTTGATTCAGCGGGACGCAGACATACTTCTTTTGTTTCAATCGACGTTATTCCGGAATTAGAAGGAAACATAGATATTGATATCAATCCAGATGATCTAAAGGTTGATACGTACCGGGCTAGCGGAGCAGGTGGACAACACATTAATAAAACAGATTCTGCTATTCGGATCACGCATATTCCTAGTGGAGTAGTGGTAGCCAGCCAAGCACAGCGTTCACAAATGAAGAACCGAGAACAAGCCATGAGCATGTTGAAAGCCAAACTGCATCAACTAGAAGTAGAAGAAAAAGAAAAAGAAATGGCTGAAATCAGAGGAGAACAAAAAGAAATCGGATGGGGCTCTCAAATCAGATCGTATGTGTTTCATCCTTATACAATGGTCAAAGATCATAGAACCAATTATGAAACAGGAAATATTACAAGTGTCATGGATGGAGACCTAGATCCATTTATTCAAGCCTATTTGAGAAGCACATTAGCGTAA
- the secA gene encoding preprotein translocase subunit SecA, whose translation MANFLRNLIENDKKELKSLGKVADRIEAFADQMAALSDEGLKAKTPEFKKRYQAGETLDDLLPEAFAVVREAAKRVLGLYPYRVQLMGGVTLHRGNIPEMKTGEGKTLTATMPVYLNALTGEGVHVVTVNEYLASRDAVEMGELYQWLGLTVGLNLNSKSAEEKREAYLADVMYSTNNEMGFDYLRDNMVVYKEQMVQRPLNYAIVDEVDSILIDEARTPLIISGQAEKSTTLYTRTDFFVKGLKEEEDYTIDVQSKTVALTETGMEKAEKTFRVENLYDVENQALTHHLDQALRANYIMLFDIDYVVQDDKVMIVDQFTGRIMEGRRYSDGLHQAIEAKEGVTIQNESKTMANITFQNFFRMYKKLAGMTGTAKTEEEEFREIYNINVVSIPTNRPLIRDDRPDLLYPSLISKFEAVVEEIKERHATGQPILVGTVAVETSELLSGLLKQARIPHEVLNAKNHFKEAEIITNAGQKGSITIATNMAGRGTDIKLGAGVREVGGLCVIGTERHESRRIDNQLRGRAGRQGDPGVTQFYLSLEDDLMRRFGSERIQAVLERLKVQDEDAVIQSKMISRQVESAQKRVEGNNYDTRKNVLQYDDVMREQREIMYKQRLEVIMEQESLKKVTIPMIQRAIERMVQLHTQGPKEEWNLQSILDFAHSAVVHPDDLSLSDLEGKSAAEIQTLLMEAAEKIYAEKEQQLNGTEQVLEFEKVVILRVVDSKWTDHIDTMDQLRQGIGLVAYGQSNPLVEYQTEGFRLFEEMIAAIDYDVTRLLMKSQIRQNLQREQVAKGTAAHSTGDGQVVKEAKKKPIKIDSSKVGRNDPCPCGSGKKYKNCHGKA comes from the coding sequence ATGGCTAATTTTTTACGTAATCTAATTGAAAATGACAAAAAAGAACTAAAGAGTTTAGGAAAAGTAGCAGATCGTATTGAAGCGTTTGCAGATCAAATGGCTGCCTTGTCAGATGAAGGCCTAAAAGCAAAAACACCTGAATTCAAAAAACGTTATCAAGCAGGAGAAACACTGGATGATTTATTGCCGGAAGCATTTGCAGTTGTACGTGAAGCTGCTAAGCGGGTATTAGGGTTATATCCTTACCGTGTCCAATTAATGGGGGGTGTGACTTTGCACCGTGGAAATATCCCTGAAATGAAGACGGGGGAAGGAAAAACCTTAACGGCTACTATGCCGGTTTACCTTAATGCTTTAACAGGCGAAGGAGTCCACGTTGTAACTGTCAATGAGTATTTGGCCAGCCGTGATGCTGTAGAAATGGGAGAATTATACCAATGGCTAGGCTTAACTGTCGGCTTGAATTTGAATTCCAAATCAGCTGAAGAAAAGCGCGAAGCTTATTTAGCAGATGTGATGTACAGTACCAATAATGAAATGGGTTTTGACTACCTAAGAGATAATATGGTCGTTTATAAAGAACAGATGGTTCAACGTCCGTTAAATTATGCGATTGTCGATGAAGTAGACTCGATTTTGATCGATGAAGCGAGAACCCCGTTGATTATTTCAGGACAAGCTGAAAAATCTACCACTCTTTATACACGGACGGACTTTTTTGTTAAAGGACTAAAAGAAGAAGAAGACTATACGATAGATGTTCAATCAAAAACAGTTGCCTTAACAGAAACTGGAATGGAAAAAGCTGAAAAAACATTCCGAGTAGAAAATCTATATGATGTAGAAAACCAAGCGTTGACTCATCATTTAGACCAAGCGCTGCGTGCCAACTACATTATGCTGTTTGATATTGATTATGTGGTTCAAGATGATAAAGTCATGATCGTTGACCAATTTACTGGACGGATCATGGAAGGACGCCGTTATTCAGATGGTTTGCACCAAGCCATTGAAGCAAAAGAGGGCGTAACGATCCAAAATGAATCAAAAACAATGGCTAATATTACATTCCAAAATTTCTTTAGAATGTATAAGAAACTAGCTGGGATGACAGGAACAGCAAAAACAGAAGAAGAAGAGTTCCGGGAAATTTATAACATCAATGTCGTTTCTATTCCAACCAATCGACCATTGATTCGTGATGACCGGCCGGATCTGTTGTATCCTTCTTTAATCAGCAAGTTTGAAGCAGTAGTAGAAGAAATTAAAGAACGCCATGCTACTGGGCAACCGATTTTGGTTGGTACAGTGGCAGTTGAAACTTCTGAATTGCTTTCCGGCTTATTAAAACAAGCTCGGATCCCGCATGAAGTGCTAAACGCTAAAAATCACTTTAAAGAGGCAGAAATTATTACAAATGCTGGGCAAAAAGGTTCTATTACTATTGCAACTAACATGGCTGGACGTGGAACTGACATCAAGTTAGGTGCAGGTGTCCGTGAAGTAGGCGGTCTTTGTGTTATCGGGACAGAACGTCATGAATCACGTCGGATCGATAACCAATTACGTGGTCGTGCTGGTCGTCAAGGAGATCCTGGTGTTACCCAATTTTATCTTTCTTTAGAAGATGATTTGATGAGACGTTTCGGTTCTGAACGAATCCAAGCTGTTTTAGAGCGGCTAAAAGTTCAAGATGAAGATGCAGTCATTCAAAGCAAAATGATCTCTCGTCAAGTAGAATCTGCTCAAAAACGAGTAGAAGGGAACAACTACGATACGCGTAAAAACGTTTTGCAATATGATGATGTGATGCGGGAACAACGTGAAATTATGTATAAACAAAGACTAGAAGTCATTATGGAACAAGAGTCGTTGAAAAAGGTAACAATACCAATGATTCAACGTGCCATTGAACGCATGGTCCAATTGCATACACAAGGTCCTAAAGAAGAGTGGAACCTGCAAAGTATTTTAGACTTTGCTCATTCAGCGGTTGTACATCCGGATGATTTAAGTTTAAGTGATTTAGAAGGCAAATCAGCAGCTGAAATTCAAACACTTTTAATGGAAGCAGCTGAAAAAATCTATGCTGAAAAAGAACAACAATTGAATGGTACAGAACAAGTGCTGGAATTTGAAAAAGTCGTTATTTTGCGAGTGGTCGACAGCAAATGGACAGATCATATCGATACGATGGATCAATTGCGTCAAGGCATCGGCTTAGTGGCGTATGGCCAGTCTAACCCATTAGTAGAATATCAAACAGAAGGTTTTAGATTGTTTGAGGAAATGATTGCTGCGATTGATTATGACGTTACGCGTTTGCTGATGAAATCACAAATTCGTCAAAACTTGCAAAGAGAACAAGTAGCTAAAGGAACAGCTGCTCACTCTACGGGTGATGGACAAGTAGTGAAAGAAGCAAAGAAAAAACCAATCAAAATTGATAGTTCAAAAGTAGGACGGAACGATCCATGCCCATGCGGCAGCGGAAAAAAATACAAAAATTGTCATGGTAAAGCTTAA
- the hpf gene encoding ribosome hibernation-promoting factor, HPF/YfiA family — MFKYNIRGENIEVTAAIRSYVEKKVSKIERYFTDVPESTAHVNLKTYSDKTAKVEVTIPLPYLVLRAEETSPDLYGSVDLVVDKLERQMRKYKTKINRKSREKGFEMQVPAEEVLDEELENDVDIVRTKRLSLKPMDSEEAVLQMNMLGHNFFIFEDAETNGTSIVYSRKDGKYGLIETD, encoded by the coding sequence ATGTTTAAATATAATATCCGTGGCGAAAATATTGAGGTAACTGCAGCAATTCGTAGTTATGTTGAAAAAAAAGTCAGTAAAATCGAACGCTATTTTACTGATGTGCCAGAATCGACAGCACATGTAAACCTAAAAACTTATTCTGACAAAACTGCGAAAGTGGAGGTAACCATTCCTCTTCCTTATTTAGTTTTACGTGCGGAAGAAACCTCGCCTGATTTATATGGAAGTGTAGATCTTGTAGTTGATAAGCTAGAAAGACAAATGCGCAAATACAAAACCAAAATTAACCGTAAATCGCGTGAAAAAGGTTTTGAAATGCAAGTTCCAGCGGAAGAAGTACTGGATGAAGAACTTGAAAATGACGTGGACATTGTTAGAACGAAACGCTTGTCATTGAAACCAATGGATAGCGAAGAAGCTGTTCTGCAAATGAATATGTTAGGGCACAATTTCTTTATTTTTGAAGATGCTGAAACGAACGGAACAAGTATAGTCTATAGTCGTAAAGACGGAAAATATGGTTTAATCGAAACAGATTAA
- a CDS encoding ComF family protein yields the protein MKTTTLCRTCKQKLNHLAGSTVCPGCCREWEEIGNFCSDCLKWQLIYPNYTFKNTALYQYNSFLKEWIEAFKYKGDYRLAKVFAPEVNAYFYSYPQKGKLYIPIPVSKKSMELRGFNQVEAVLQAGGVTYAPLLKHIGRGEKQSSKDRKGRMMSKQPFELAPRDAERIRNKKIILIDDVYTTGRTLFHAAELMLDAQAESVETFTIAR from the coding sequence TTGAAAACAACAACGCTATGCCGAACCTGTAAACAAAAATTAAACCATTTAGCTGGCTCGACTGTGTGTCCAGGCTGCTGCCGGGAATGGGAAGAGATTGGAAATTTTTGTTCCGATTGCCTAAAATGGCAACTGATATATCCAAATTATACTTTTAAAAATACTGCTCTCTACCAATATAATTCGTTTTTAAAAGAATGGATCGAAGCATTTAAATATAAAGGGGATTATCGATTAGCAAAAGTGTTTGCTCCAGAAGTAAACGCGTATTTTTATTCTTATCCTCAAAAAGGCAAATTATACATTCCTATCCCAGTCAGTAAAAAAAGCATGGAGTTGCGTGGGTTTAACCAAGTAGAAGCTGTCTTGCAAGCAGGTGGTGTAACGTATGCACCGCTTTTAAAGCATATTGGCAGAGGAGAAAAACAGTCAAGCAAAGACCGCAAAGGGCGGATGATGAGCAAACAACCTTTTGAACTGGCTCCACGAGATGCAGAACGAATCAGAAACAAAAAAATTATTCTGATAGATGATGTGTACACAACGGGACGCACGTTGTTTCACGCAGCAGAGTTGATGCTGGATGCTCAAGCCGAGTCAGTTGAAACCTTCACGATTGCACGATAA